A genome region from Anastrepha ludens isolate Willacy chromosome 3, idAnaLude1.1, whole genome shotgun sequence includes the following:
- the LOC128859187 gene encoding leucine-rich repeat-containing protein 58 codes for MEVYTSDSSDTDAREQKTLDYGRMNLLEITLDDDLHAKKTLKTHKDFETLLLNHNRLTRLPSALMKFTNLKILDLSSNCLTQLPEAICNLPLVTLIAKNNQLTNKSLPKSFVMRNSALKELNLSGNQLTHFPEQVVELRQLRYFYAGANKISAISKDIWKMQSLQVLSLGGNLINDVPEAVGSLSQLQALVLCDNLIEKIPTSIAHLDSLKSLLLHKNRLRHLPKDIIALKNLTELSLRDNPLVVRFVQDIAMMPPSLMELAARVVKVTAIPVGPGIVPLTVNEYLQSANCCVNPNCKGVFFDNRVEHIKFVDFCGKYRVPLLQYLCSSKCIEPEPERPQTSGASGYMMRKVLLG; via the exons atggaaGTCTACACATCGGATAGCAGCGACACAGACGCGCGCGAGCAAAAAACACTGGATTATGGACGCATGAACCTCCTGGAAATCACGCTGGACGACGATTTACACGCAAAGAAGACGCTAAAAACACACAAAGATTTCGAAACTTTGCTGCTAAATCACAATCGGCTTACGCGTCTCCCGTCGGCGCTTATGAAATTCaccaatttgaaaatattggatCTGAGCTCCAATTGTCTGACACAGTTGCCCGAGGCTATATGCAATCTGCCATTGGTCACACTGATAGCCAAAAATAACCAACTGACCAATAAATCGCTGCCAAAATCGTTTGTGATGCGCAATTCAGCCTTGAAGGAGCTAAATCTGAGTGGCAATCAGCTGACACACTTTCCCGAACAGGTGGTGGAGTTGAGGCAGCTGCGCTACTTCTATGCGGGCGCAAATAAGATTTCAGCGATTTCAAAGGATATATGGAAAATGCAAAG CTTACAGGTACTCTCGTTGGGCGGCAATCTCATCAACGATGTACCCGAAGCGGTGGGTTCGCTCAGCCAATTGCAAGCACTAGTACTTTGTGATAATCTTATTGAGAAAATACCAACCAGCATTGCACATTTGGATAGTCTAAAGTCTCTGCTGTTGCACAAAAATCGCCTTAGACATTTGCCCAAAGATATAATTGCTTTGAAGAATTTAACAGAG TTAAGTTTGCGCGATAATCCATTGGTGGTGCGCTTCGTACAGGATATCGCCATGATGCCTCCGAGTCTGATGGAATTGGCTGCACGCGTTGTCAAGGTCACCGCCATCCCCGTCGGACCGGGCATTGTGCCACTTACAGTAAACGAGTATCTGCAAAGCGCCAACTGCTGTGTGAACCCCAACTGTAAGGGTGTCTTCTTCGACAATCGCGTTGAACATATAAAATTCGTGGACTTCTGCGGCAAGTATCGTGTGCCGCTGTTGCAATATTTATGCTCCTCCAAATGTATTGAGCCGGAACCGGAACGACCACAGACAAGTGGCGCCAGTGGTTACATGATGCGGAAGGTGCTGCTGGGTTGA